A stretch of Prionailurus bengalensis isolate Pbe53 chromosome E4, Fcat_Pben_1.1_paternal_pri, whole genome shotgun sequence DNA encodes these proteins:
- the CFAP126 gene encoding protein Flattop isoform X2 gives MATNYSANQYEKAFSPKYLQNWSPAKPTKERISSHEGYTQFIANDRGHLLPSVPRSKASPWGSFMGTWQMPLKVPPARVTLTSRTVAGAASLTKWIQKNPDLLKASNGLRPEIFGKPQDPDSQRKLGKWITKTVQQAPSPTIIPNSPAVNLSSPDQPQSSHPSAGHTPGPQSPAISPKSPPGSPRMPEHWAGPNLAEVQTYKPGTPETPRDPTEKTCLETERRKQDPW, from the exons ATGGCCACCAACTACAGTGCAAACCAG TACGAAAAAGCTTTCTCACCCAAGTATCTGCAGAACTGGTCTCCCGCCAAGCCAACAAAAGAG AGAATTTCTTCCCACGAAGGCTACACTCAGTTTATCGCCAATGATCGTGGCCATCTGCTGCCCTCGGTGCCCCGTTCCAAG GCAAGTCCTTGGGGATCCTTCATGGGCACCTGGCAAATGCCTCTGAAGGTGCCCCCCGCCCGGGTGACCCTGACCTCCCGTACAGTGGCTGGTGCTGCCTCCCTCACCAAGTGGATACAGAAAAATCCGGATTTACTCAAGGCCTCCAACGGGCTGCGTCCTGAAATCTTCGGCAAG CCTCAGGACCCAGACAGCCAGAGGAAACTCGGGAAGTGGATCACAAAGACCGTACAACAAGCACCAAGTCCCACCATAATCCCCAACTCCCCAGCTGTAAACCTCAGTTCCCCAGACCAACCCCAAAGCTCACACCCCTCTGCAGGTCACACTCCAGGCCCCCAAAGCCCAGCCATCTCTCCCAAGAGCCCACCTGGGAGCCCGCGCATGCCGGAGCACTGGGCAGGTCCTAATTTAGCTGAGGTCCAGACGTACAAACCTGGAACTCCGGAGACACCCAGGGACCCCACTGAGAAAACCTGTCTGGAGACTGAGCGAAGGAAGCAAGACCCCTGGTGA
- the CFAP126 gene encoding protein Flattop isoform X1 gives MLNSTHADQEYIPSTYEKAFSPKYLQNWSPAKPTKERISSHEGYTQFIANDRGHLLPSVPRSKASPWGSFMGTWQMPLKVPPARVTLTSRTVAGAASLTKWIQKNPDLLKASNGLRPEIFGKPQDPDSQRKLGKWITKTVQQAPSPTIIPNSPAVNLSSPDQPQSSHPSAGHTPGPQSPAISPKSPPGSPRMPEHWAGPNLAEVQTYKPGTPETPRDPTEKTCLETERRKQDPW, from the exons ATGTTGAACAGCACACATGCAGACCAAGAGTACATCCCTTCTACA TACGAAAAAGCTTTCTCACCCAAGTATCTGCAGAACTGGTCTCCCGCCAAGCCAACAAAAGAG AGAATTTCTTCCCACGAAGGCTACACTCAGTTTATCGCCAATGATCGTGGCCATCTGCTGCCCTCGGTGCCCCGTTCCAAG GCAAGTCCTTGGGGATCCTTCATGGGCACCTGGCAAATGCCTCTGAAGGTGCCCCCCGCCCGGGTGACCCTGACCTCCCGTACAGTGGCTGGTGCTGCCTCCCTCACCAAGTGGATACAGAAAAATCCGGATTTACTCAAGGCCTCCAACGGGCTGCGTCCTGAAATCTTCGGCAAG CCTCAGGACCCAGACAGCCAGAGGAAACTCGGGAAGTGGATCACAAAGACCGTACAACAAGCACCAAGTCCCACCATAATCCCCAACTCCCCAGCTGTAAACCTCAGTTCCCCAGACCAACCCCAAAGCTCACACCCCTCTGCAGGTCACACTCCAGGCCCCCAAAGCCCAGCCATCTCTCCCAAGAGCCCACCTGGGAGCCCGCGCATGCCGGAGCACTGGGCAGGTCCTAATTTAGCTGAGGTCCAGACGTACAAACCTGGAACTCCGGAGACACCCAGGGACCCCACTGAGAAAACCTGTCTGGAGACTGAGCGAAGGAAGCAAGACCCCTGGTGA